The Cylindrospermum stagnale PCC 7417 genome segment CTTTCCCTGGTGTCATAGGACGAACCGTTGATAAATCCAGTCCAACTTGGCCAGAACCGTTGCGAGCCAAAGAAGGTACACCAAACGTCCTATTTATCGTTTTCGATGATACAGGTTTTGGACAATTTGGATGTTACGGAAGTCCCATCAAAACACCCAACCTAGACGCACTAGCTGCCAATGGTTTGCGCTACAACAATCTACATACGACGGCGTTGTGTTCACCCACCCGTTCTTGCCTTCTAACTGGGCGCAATCACCATTCTAACGCCATGTCCTGCATTACAGAAGGGTCTACGGGTTATCCAGGTGGTAATGGGAATATTCCCTTTGAGAATGGGTTTCTCTCAGAGATATTACTACAGAAGGGTTATAACACTTATGCGATCGGCAAATGGCATTTAACGCCCGCAGACCAGATATCTGCGGCCGGCCCCTATGATCGCTGGCCTCTCGGTCGCGGTTTTGAACGTTTTTATGGTTTTTTGGGCGGAGAAACCCACCAGTATTATCCAGATTTGGTTTATGATAACCACACCGTCAACCCAGAAAAGACCCCCGCCGAAGGCTACCATTTAACCGAAGATTTAGCAGACAAGGCCATTAGCTTTATCGCTGATGCCAAGCAAATTGCCCCGAATAAACCCTTTTTCATGTATTTCTGTCCTGGTGCGATGCACGCCCCTCATCATGTCCCCAAAGAATGGGCTGATGCCTACACAGGACAGTTTGATGATGGTTGGGAAGCTTACAGGGAGAAGGTTTTTGCCCGTCAGCAAGAAATGGGTATCGTCCCCGCTAATGCCGAACTCTCCCGCCATGATCCCGATGTCCCGCACTGGGATTCCCTCTCAGCCGCAGAAAAACGGCTTTATGCCCGGATGATGGAAGTATATGCTGGTTTTTTAACCCATACTGATTACCACATCGGTCGTTTACTCGATTTCCTTAAATCTATCGGTGAGTTCGAGAATACTGTAATTATGGTGATTTCGGACAATGGCGCAAGTTCGGAAGGGGGACCAACTGGTTCAGTGAATGAGAACCTCTTTTTTAACAATGTGCCAGAATCCCTAGAGGAAAATCTCAAGGCACTAGATAAGCTAGGCAGTCCAGAAACTTTTAACCATTATGCTTGGGGCTGGACTTGGGCAGGTAATACGCCTTTCCGTCGTTGGAAACGGGAAACCTATCGGGGTGGAATCAGCGACCCTTTAATTGTCCATTGGAATCAAGGCATTGAGGCAAAAGGTGAAATCCGTACTCAGTACGCCCATGCTATTGACCTAGTGCCGACGGTGCTGGAATTACTGGAAATTGAACCACCGACAACGATTAAGGGTGTGACTCAATCTCCCATTGAAGGTGTCAGTTTTGCCCACACTTTTAATCATAGTGCCGTACCCACTAAACACCTTACCCAGTATTTCGAGATGATGGGACATCGCTCTCTCTACTATGATGGTTGGCGGGCGGTTTGTCCTTGGCCCGGTCCGTCATTTACAGAAGCAGGACAGTTTTTTGGTGCGGCAATTTCGGCGGAAACTCTGACGGATTTGGATACTCATCATTGGGAACTGTATCATGTTGCCTCAGATTTTGCGGAAAATCACAATATTGCGGCTGACAACCGCCCCAAGTTGATTGAGATGATTGCTACTTGGTATGTTGAGGCGGGTAAGTATAATGTATTGCCTGTGGATGGACGTGGTACGCAGCGATTTGCGGAAGAACGCCCGCAAATTGCCGTCAATCGTAGCCGCTATACTTACTATCCTGACACTCAGGCAATCCCAGCTAATAGTGCGGTGAGAGTGTTAAATCGTCCCCACAGTATTACGGCTGACGTGGAGATTCCCTCAGGTGGGGCCGAAGGGGTATTACTGGCTCACGGGGGCAATGATAGTGGCTATTCTTTCTATGTCCAAAATGGCAAACTGCACTGGGTTCATAACTATGTGGGGCGATCGCTATATCATGTTGAATCTGGGTCATCTGTGCCGGCAGGTCGTCACCAGTTGCGCTTTGAGTTTAAAGTCACGGGTCAACCAGATTTAGCCAAGGGGAAAGGAACGCCAGGACGCGCCCAACTGTATATTGATGAGAAATTGGTCGGGCAAGTTGATGTGCCTGTAACTACTCCCTTAGCACTAGGTTTGACCAGTGGTGTAACCTGTGGAATTGCCCCTGGTGCGCCTGTAACACCCGATTATGAGCCGCCTTTTAAGTTTACGGGCAAGATTCATAGTGTGATAGTGGATGTTAGTGGAGATTTGATTCAAGATCAGGAAGCTGAAATGCGTACCATTATGGCACGACAGTAGGCTGATCGAACCCACAAGCCAGTTTAAAACACTCAAATTTTTAACTTTCAGGAGAACCAATAAAATAATTTTGCAAGAGGTCTATTGAAACCACAGATAATTTATCGGTGTTTATTTGTGGTTCCAAATAATCAACCAGGATTTTGGCAATAATTCTATTCTTTAGCTTTAAACCACTTATCGTACAACGTTTGATAAGTGCCATCTTCTTTCAGACTCAGCAATGCACTATTGATTTGTTTGCGGTAAGGACTGTTATTAGGCAGGACAATGCCGTAGTTTTCTTCACGGAAGATACTGCCAACAACTTCTACCTTCCCTTTACCTTCATTGGCGGCATAAAAGAGGATTACGGGAGCGTCAAATACCACAGCATCAGCTTTTTTCTGCAATAGAGCTTTGTAAGCTTGGTCAATATTCGGGACTTCTAGGGCAGAAATCTTGCGTTCTCGCAGGAATGCCGCTGCTGTGCTGCCAGATGTTGTTGCCACGACTTTGCCGGGGAGATCGCTGACACTTTTGATATCTCCCTGAAGCTGCTGCACAGTTAGAGAAGTGGTTGCGATCGCTGTAAAGTAGGTGACAAACAGAACTCCGATAAACATCCAGATAATCGCTATTAGCCTACCGAGTGGGCCTTTGGGCATTTCGTCTGCTTGGGTTGCCAATGTGGCAGCTGCCCACCAATAAGCTTTAAAAATGCCAGGAAAGTATGCTTTGGCAATCATTCCGTCTTCGTGTCGGCGCTCAAATAACCAAATGATGTGAGCAGAGATAACAATTAGCACCAACGCCACCACAATTAGCTGCAAGAAGGCAGCTGAGAAAAATATCTGTAAAATATTGGGGACACCACCGCTGTTTGCCTCTGGGTTTCGGACTAGAATCTGAAGCCCTGCTGCAAACATCGGTAAGGAGAAATCAAAATTCTGCTGTCGTTCGGCTGTAATTGAAATGGCAGAAATTCCCAAATTAGCTGTGCCGTTCTTCACAGCAGAGAGCAAATCCACCACGGTTGAATATTCACTAAACTTAGACTGCACACCTAGCTGGCTGGCGATACTGCGCCAAAGGTCAATACTAAAACCTGCTAGCTGACCTTTGTCTGTAAACACAAAGGGGGGTATGGCTCGCGTTGCTACTATTAATGGTTGTGTTGGTTGGGGTGTTTGGGCGATTACTGGATGCCCTACGAGCAATAGTACTAGAAGCCCAGCGACTAATGCCAGGCAAATATGCGGTGTCAGGGAATGCCTGCGTTGGTTTTTACTGTGATGCCTGTAAAAGTAGGTAATAAATCTGTTCCACCCTGCCATGACTTGGCGAAATCTACTAGCGATCGCAATTAACATCTCGAATTTTCTATGGGTTGCAAGCAATACAATATCTGTAGTCGTCACCCGATAGCAAATATCAAATTTTATCCCCCCTTAATTCCCTTCGACAAGTAGAATCAGGGGGGATATTGCCAAGTTAACTTTCAAAAAATCGCCAGAGCATTCAGCCAGCGGAACTATAGTTTGATGGTGACATTTTTGACTTCGCTATATTGCTGTAAGCCATACTCGCCGAGTTCCCGACCAATCCCAGACTGCTTGAATCCGCCAAAGGGTGCAGCAACGTCAAAGACGTTATAGCAATTAACCCAGACTGTACCAGCGCGAACGTTATTAGCGATCGCATGTGCCTTGGTAATATCCTGAGTCCACACACCCGCTGCGAGTCCGTACATCGTGGCATTTGCCCGTTCAATTACCTCGTCGATGTCTTTAAATTTGATGATGCTCATCACGGGGCCAAAAATTTCCTCTTGGGCAATCTTCATCTCATCGCGGACATCTGCAAAAACTGTAGGTGCGATGAAAAAACCCTCTTCCCCAACTCTATTACCACCACAAAGCATCTGGGCACCTTCTCGCATCCCCGACTCGATGTAACTCATCACCTTGTCGAATTGGTCTTTGTCTACCTGGGGCCCTTGTTCTGTTTGCGGATCGAAAGGATTACCAACAATGCGCTGCCTGGCTTTTTCTA includes the following:
- a CDS encoding arylsulfatase, whose amino-acid sequence is MSLREYKPGNTFPGVIGRTVDKSSPTWPEPLRAKEGTPNVLFIVFDDTGFGQFGCYGSPIKTPNLDALAANGLRYNNLHTTALCSPTRSCLLTGRNHHSNAMSCITEGSTGYPGGNGNIPFENGFLSEILLQKGYNTYAIGKWHLTPADQISAAGPYDRWPLGRGFERFYGFLGGETHQYYPDLVYDNHTVNPEKTPAEGYHLTEDLADKAISFIADAKQIAPNKPFFMYFCPGAMHAPHHVPKEWADAYTGQFDDGWEAYREKVFARQQEMGIVPANAELSRHDPDVPHWDSLSAAEKRLYARMMEVYAGFLTHTDYHIGRLLDFLKSIGEFENTVIMVISDNGASSEGGPTGSVNENLFFNNVPESLEENLKALDKLGSPETFNHYAWGWTWAGNTPFRRWKRETYRGGISDPLIVHWNQGIEAKGEIRTQYAHAIDLVPTVLELLEIEPPTTIKGVTQSPIEGVSFAHTFNHSAVPTKHLTQYFEMMGHRSLYYDGWRAVCPWPGPSFTEAGQFFGAAISAETLTDLDTHHWELYHVASDFAENHNIAADNRPKLIEMIATWYVEAGKYNVLPVDGRGTQRFAEERPQIAVNRSRYTYYPDTQAIPANSAVRVLNRPHSITADVEIPSGGAEGVLLAHGGNDSGYSFYVQNGKLHWVHNYVGRSLYHVESGSSVPAGRHQLRFEFKVTGQPDLAKGKGTPGRAQLYIDEKLVGQVDVPVTTPLALGLTSGVTCGIAPGAPVTPDYEPPFKFTGKIHSVIVDVSGDLIQDQEAEMRTIMARQ
- a CDS encoding transporter substrate-binding domain-containing protein produces the protein MLIAIASRFRQVMAGWNRFITYFYRHHSKNQRRHSLTPHICLALVAGLLVLLLVGHPVIAQTPQPTQPLIVATRAIPPFVFTDKGQLAGFSIDLWRSIASQLGVQSKFSEYSTVVDLLSAVKNGTANLGISAISITAERQQNFDFSLPMFAAGLQILVRNPEANSGGVPNILQIFFSAAFLQLIVVALVLIVISAHIIWLFERRHEDGMIAKAYFPGIFKAYWWAAATLATQADEMPKGPLGRLIAIIWMFIGVLFVTYFTAIATTSLTVQQLQGDIKSVSDLPGKVVATTSGSTAAAFLRERKISALEVPNIDQAYKALLQKKADAVVFDAPVILFYAANEGKGKVEVVGSIFREENYGIVLPNNSPYRKQINSALLSLKEDGTYQTLYDKWFKAKE